A window of Haliscomenobacter hydrossis DSM 1100 contains these coding sequences:
- a CDS encoding alpha/beta fold hydrolase, with protein MQKFILLASILAFLLCNCSKETFEVDTASKTFFHVKNGDYLIPVLLRGNTASKKIILYVQGGPAGNTLDFATVDYPEWKNTLEKDYAIAYYEQRGTGNRQGNFDFGQNILQTYIEDLHKVAAFLKKAYGAEIIMMGHSFGGGLTLRYMIEYGQSGIPQKYIALNAPVTTDVSTASLRWQFRRAFLFNTAKLEISRNRKVERWNEVLQWLEKTPVIERIPGDAPFQLMQQWNEYVEELVYPNYPEKTVQVRDYLKAFFFSPYNPIPAYLRKDFEDKGIGSLILQEEENYVLINRLAKIDQQAVLLITGRYDDICVPEELSYVFEKIPSPKKQLKIIDEAGHDSFLHRASEFNQTLKAFIQ; from the coding sequence ATGCAAAAATTCATACTACTGGCGAGCATCCTGGCTTTCCTCCTTTGTAACTGTTCCAAAGAAACATTTGAAGTAGATACTGCCTCAAAAACCTTTTTCCATGTAAAAAATGGGGACTACCTCATTCCGGTACTGCTCCGTGGCAACACGGCCAGCAAAAAAATCATCCTGTACGTTCAAGGTGGCCCCGCTGGCAATACCCTAGATTTTGCCACGGTAGATTATCCCGAATGGAAAAACACGCTGGAAAAAGATTACGCCATTGCCTATTACGAACAAAGGGGCACCGGAAACCGCCAGGGAAATTTTGACTTTGGCCAGAACATCCTGCAGACTTACATCGAAGACCTGCATAAGGTTGCCGCATTTTTAAAAAAGGCCTATGGTGCTGAAATCATCATGATGGGCCACAGCTTTGGAGGTGGTTTGACCTTGCGGTACATGATTGAATATGGGCAATCTGGAATCCCTCAAAAATACATCGCGCTGAATGCGCCCGTAACCACCGATGTCAGTACGGCCAGCCTGCGCTGGCAATTCCGCCGAGCGTTTCTGTTCAATACCGCGAAGTTGGAGATCAGTCGAAACCGAAAGGTCGAGCGCTGGAACGAGGTATTGCAGTGGTTGGAAAAAACGCCCGTGATCGAAAGAATACCCGGAGATGCCCCTTTTCAACTGATGCAGCAATGGAATGAATACGTGGAAGAATTGGTTTATCCCAACTATCCTGAAAAAACCGTGCAGGTCCGAGACTATTTAAAAGCTTTCTTTTTTTCTCCTTACAACCCCATTCCGGCTTACCTCCGCAAGGATTTTGAGGACAAGGGAATTGGCAGCCTCATTTTGCAAGAAGAAGAGAATTATGTACTGATCAATCGTTTGGCTAAAATTGACCAGCAAGCAGTTTTGCTCATCACGGGCCGCTACGACGACATCTGTGTGCCGGAAGAACTGAGCTACGTTTTTGAAAAAATCCCTTCTCCTAAAAAACAACTCAAAATCATCGATGAAGCTGGGCATGATTCATTTTTGCACCGTGCTTCTGAATTCAATCAAACCCTTAAAGCCTTCATCCAATGA
- a CDS encoding GMC oxidoreductase, producing MQNLNIDSIKKRSFDAIVIGSGISGGWSAKELTGKGLKTLLLERGPNVEHIKDYPTTNMNPWEFKHGGQITKEMRDANPVASRCYAFNETSAHFFVKDAEHPYIQEKPFDWIRGYQVGGKSLMWARGTQRWSQYDFDGPARDGFAVEWPITYAELAPWYSYVEIFAGISGNKDGLAQLPDGEFLPPHEQSCVEKHFTDVMAKKYNGARPIIIGRCAHLTQPQPIHLQQGRGKCQHRNICERGCPFGGYFSSNSSTIPWARQTGKLTLQPDSVVHSIIFDEKKNKATGVRVVDANTKQMTEYYAKIIFVNAATINTNLILLNSKSTRFPNGLGNDNGLLGKYIAFHNFRTTMSAEYEGMLDSTTAGSRPNGSYIPRFRNVFKQETDFLRGYAAGFSASRMTYNDTSGIGEDLKTSLSNRKFGNWRVGSHMMGETIPKESNYVALDDKQTDAWGVPLLKVSVAYDDNDEKMIKDFHEQLTEMYTAAGFTNIRTHDNPNKAPGLDIHEMGGVRMGKDPKTSLLNKWNQLHACKNVFVTDGACMTSNSTQNPSLTFMAITARAANNAVEELKKRNL from the coding sequence ATGCAAAACCTAAACATAGATTCCATCAAAAAGCGCAGTTTCGACGCCATTGTGATTGGCTCCGGCATCAGCGGAGGATGGTCGGCCAAAGAATTGACGGGCAAAGGCTTGAAGACCCTCTTGCTGGAGCGCGGCCCCAACGTAGAGCACATTAAAGATTACCCCACTACCAATATGAACCCCTGGGAGTTTAAACACGGCGGACAAATCACCAAGGAAATGCGGGATGCCAATCCCGTCGCCAGTCGTTGTTATGCGTTCAATGAGACCTCGGCGCACTTTTTTGTCAAAGATGCTGAGCATCCTTACATCCAGGAAAAGCCCTTCGACTGGATTCGGGGTTATCAGGTAGGCGGCAAGTCGCTGATGTGGGCGCGGGGTACGCAGCGCTGGTCGCAATACGACTTCGATGGCCCCGCCCGTGATGGATTTGCGGTGGAATGGCCCATCACATATGCGGAATTGGCACCTTGGTACAGCTACGTGGAGATTTTTGCCGGCATCTCTGGCAATAAGGATGGTTTGGCCCAATTACCCGACGGTGAGTTTTTGCCCCCACACGAGCAGTCTTGCGTGGAAAAACACTTCACGGATGTCATGGCTAAAAAGTACAACGGCGCTCGACCCATCATCATTGGCCGCTGTGCGCACCTGACTCAGCCACAACCCATCCATTTGCAGCAGGGACGGGGCAAATGCCAGCACCGCAACATCTGTGAGCGCGGGTGTCCTTTTGGCGGGTATTTTAGCAGCAACTCCTCGACCATTCCCTGGGCGAGACAAACCGGGAAATTGACCTTGCAGCCCGACTCGGTGGTGCATTCGATCATTTTTGACGAAAAGAAAAACAAGGCGACGGGTGTACGTGTAGTAGATGCCAACACCAAACAGATGACGGAGTACTACGCCAAAATCATCTTCGTCAACGCCGCCACGATCAATACCAACCTCATTCTGTTGAACTCCAAGTCTACCCGTTTCCCCAATGGTTTGGGCAACGACAATGGGCTTTTGGGCAAATACATCGCGTTCCACAACTTCCGCACCACCATGTCCGCAGAGTACGAAGGTATGTTGGACAGCACCACGGCGGGCAGCCGACCCAATGGCAGCTACATCCCGCGCTTCCGCAACGTGTTCAAGCAGGAAACCGACTTTTTGCGCGGGTACGCCGCCGGGTTCAGCGCCAGCCGCATGACCTACAATGATACTTCCGGCATTGGTGAGGATTTAAAAACCAGCCTGTCCAACCGAAAATTCGGCAACTGGCGCGTAGGCTCGCACATGATGGGCGAAACCATTCCGAAGGAGAGCAACTATGTGGCGCTCGACGACAAACAAACCGACGCCTGGGGCGTTCCGCTCCTCAAAGTCTCCGTCGCCTACGACGACAACGACGAAAAGATGATCAAGGATTTCCACGAACAACTCACGGAGATGTACACGGCGGCCGGTTTCACCAATATCCGCACCCACGATAATCCGAATAAGGCTCCTGGGCTGGACATCCACGAGATGGGCGGGGTACGCATGGGCAAAGACCCAAAAACCTCTCTGCTCAACAAATGGAACCAACTGCACGCTTGCAAAAACGTGTTCGTCACGGATGGTGCCTGCATGACCAGCAACTCGACACAGAACCCCTCGCTGACCTTTATGGCGATTACAGCGCGGGCAGCGAATAATGCGGTGGAGGAGTTGAAGAAGCGGAATTTGTAG
- a CDS encoding gluconate 2-dehydrogenase subunit 3 family protein has product MKRRAAMKSLGVALGGLVALPAWANSWTPDSIGNSTLLALNDEILLAEIVETFIPETNTPGAKSLKVQQFVQRMIQDCYDDTAKNTFKQGLLKTEELALKANNKPFVQCDAKQRTDLLLQMSNDAATKPFIGLVKNLTIRGYTNSEYYLVNIAKYNMVPGFYKGCVPVG; this is encoded by the coding sequence ATGAAAAGACGCGCTGCAATGAAAAGCCTTGGAGTGGCTCTCGGCGGCTTGGTAGCACTTCCAGCCTGGGCAAACAGCTGGACACCCGATTCCATTGGCAACAGTACTTTACTGGCCCTCAACGATGAAATTTTATTGGCCGAAATTGTGGAAACCTTCATCCCGGAAACCAACACGCCGGGAGCAAAATCACTCAAAGTGCAGCAGTTTGTACAACGCATGATTCAGGACTGCTACGACGATACCGCCAAAAACACCTTTAAACAAGGCTTGTTAAAAACCGAAGAGCTGGCCCTCAAAGCCAACAACAAACCTTTTGTGCAATGCGATGCCAAACAGCGCACCGATTTATTGCTCCAAATGAGCAATGATGCCGCCACGAAGCCCTTCATCGGCCTGGTCAAAAACCTGACGATCCGCGGGTACACCAACTCCGAGTATTACCTGGTCAACATTGCGAAGTACAACATGGTGCCAGGGTTTTACAAGGGCTGTGTGCCAGTTGGTTGA
- a CDS encoding DoxX family protein, which produces MYSFFSPSPIYLDTILAILRITLGLLMVYHGLEVFDAELMTGYQGWDAFKGPLAKLMVYAGKSSELISGILLTLGLFTRVGALLCIGTLAYVTFFVGQGRFWYEEQHPFMFVLFGVLFLFSGAGKWSLDGWWFGVKKI; this is translated from the coding sequence ATGTACTCCTTTTTCTCTCCTTCGCCCATCTATCTCGATACCATACTTGCCATCCTGCGCATCACCCTGGGCTTGCTGATGGTTTATCACGGTTTGGAGGTGTTCGACGCAGAACTGATGACGGGCTATCAGGGTTGGGATGCTTTTAAAGGGCCACTGGCAAAATTGATGGTGTATGCCGGAAAGTCATCAGAACTAATTTCCGGGATTTTGCTGACGCTCGGTTTATTCACGCGCGTTGGGGCTTTACTTTGTATCGGTACCCTGGCGTATGTGACCTTCTTTGTGGGCCAGGGAAGATTTTGGTACGAAGAGCAGCATCCGTTTATGTTTGTGCTGTTTGGAGTGCTGTTTTTGTTTAGTGGTGCGGGGAAGTGGAGCTTGGACGGGTGGTGGTTTGGGGTGAAGAAAATTTAA